A stretch of Gymnodinialimonas phycosphaerae DNA encodes these proteins:
- the yaaA gene encoding peroxide stress protein YaaA, whose translation MLTVISPAKRLDWSEREVATTKPDFMDDAVVLARAAKRLSQADLRKLMDISADLAKLNADRFKAFEDAPEGERPAALAFAGDTYAGLEAASLEADTLAYAQDHLRILSGLYGLLRPLDAIRPYRLEMGSRLKTRKGPSLYAYWGPRLSEALNAQAEAIKTDTLINCASVEYFSAVDEKALDLQIVTPQFFEEKPGGPKIVSFFAKKARGAMARFIQERRLTRAEQILDFDIGGYAHVPDLSQPGKPAFLRSEAAQKAA comes from the coding sequence ATGCTTACCGTGATTTCCCCCGCAAAACGGCTCGATTGGTCCGAACGCGAGGTTGCGACGACCAAGCCGGATTTCATGGACGATGCCGTTGTGCTGGCCCGCGCCGCAAAGCGCCTGAGCCAGGCGGACCTGCGCAAGCTGATGGATATCAGTGCTGATCTGGCGAAGCTGAACGCGGACCGTTTCAAGGCCTTTGAGGACGCGCCAGAAGGCGAGCGGCCCGCCGCCCTGGCCTTCGCGGGCGACACCTATGCCGGGCTTGAGGCGGCAAGTCTTGAGGCCGACACGCTTGCATATGCTCAGGATCACCTGCGGATCCTCTCGGGTCTTTACGGCCTCTTGCGTCCCCTCGATGCGATCCGGCCCTACCGGTTGGAGATGGGCAGCCGCCTGAAGACCCGCAAAGGCCCCTCGCTTTATGCCTATTGGGGCCCGCGCCTGTCAGAGGCTTTGAATGCGCAGGCCGAGGCGATCAAGACCGATACGCTGATCAACTGCGCCTCGGTCGAATATTTCTCGGCCGTGGACGAGAAGGCGTTGGATCTGCAAATCGTCACGCCCCAGTTCTTCGAGGAAAAACCCGGCGGCCCCAAGATCGTCAGCTTCTTCGCCAAGAAAGCGCGCGGGGCGATGGCGCGGTTCATCCAGGAACGCCGCCTGACGCGGGCCGAGCAGATTCTGGATTTCGACATCGGCGGCTATGCCCATGTGCCGGATCTCAGCCAGCCTGGCAAACCCGCTTTCCTTCGCTCGGAAGCAGCCCAGAAGGCTGCCTGA
- a CDS encoding DUF1244 domain-containing protein yields MSDPTTTELEAAAFRRLLAHLDARTDVQNIDMMNLTGFCRNCLSRWYQEEAAERGLELGKDAAREIIYGMPYAEWREKYQTEATAEQKAAFEVNKPDH; encoded by the coding sequence ATGAGCGACCCTACCACTACTGAACTTGAAGCCGCCGCTTTTCGCCGCCTTCTGGCGCATCTGGACGCCCGCACGGACGTGCAGAATATCGACATGATGAACCTGACCGGGTTTTGCCGGAACTGCCTGAGCCGCTGGTACCAGGAAGAAGCCGCCGAGCGGGGGCTGGAACTTGGCAAGGACGCGGCCCGCGAAATCATCTACGGGATGCCCTACGCGGAATGGCGGGAGAAGTATCAGACCGAAGCGACCGCCGAACAGAAAGCCGCGTTCGAGGTCAACAAGCCGGACCACTGA
- a CDS encoding N-formylglutamate amidohydrolase: MTDAVEVFGAERGGRWVVTCDHASNRVPDDVAGGDLGVPPEDMHRHIAYDVGALGVAQAMGTALDAPVVASKFSRLVIDPNRGEDDPTLLMQIYDGSIIPANRGVSGAELERRLDRFHRPYHRALAQVIARRNDPILVAVHSFTPQLRGRDPRPWHVSVLYAGDTRLAYPLLARLQDEKDLCVGDNEPYSGHLPGDALDQHGTVPGRLHVLIEVRNDLIETPAAQEDWGARLAGLLEAAAQSAEL; encoded by the coding sequence ATGACGGATGCAGTTGAGGTGTTTGGCGCGGAGCGAGGCGGGCGTTGGGTCGTCACCTGCGACCACGCCAGCAACCGCGTTCCTGACGACGTGGCCGGTGGAGATCTGGGCGTGCCGCCCGAGGACATGCACCGCCACATCGCATATGATGTGGGCGCTCTGGGGGTGGCACAGGCGATGGGAACAGCGCTGGATGCGCCTGTCGTGGCCTCGAAATTTTCGCGGCTGGTGATCGATCCAAACCGGGGCGAAGACGATCCGACGCTACTGATGCAGATCTACGACGGCTCGATCATTCCCGCCAATCGCGGCGTGTCCGGCGCAGAGCTGGAGCGGCGACTTGATCGCTTTCACCGCCCGTATCACCGCGCCCTGGCCCAGGTGATCGCGCGCCGCAACGACCCGATCCTTGTGGCCGTCCACAGCTTCACCCCGCAGCTGCGCGGGCGGGACCCTCGGCCCTGGCATGTCTCGGTTCTATATGCGGGCGACACGCGGCTGGCCTATCCGCTGCTGGCGCGCCTTCAGGACGAGAAGGACCTTTGCGTTGGCGATAATGAGCCCTATTCCGGCCATCTGCCCGGGGACGCCCTGGACCAACACGGGACCGTGCCCGGCAGGCTCCACGTGCTGATCGAAGTGCGCAACGATCTGATCGAAACGCCCGCCGCGCAAGAAGACTGGGGCGCTCGGCTGGCAGGCTTGCTTGAAGCCGCCGCCCAAAGCGCCGAATTGTGA
- the pyk gene encoding pyruvate kinase codes for MKRDRNVKIVATLGPASDDYEMIRALHEAGADVFRLNMSHGDHAEIAVRHGIIRQIEADLGQPIAILADLQGPKLRVGVFDNDDGYDLEVGGSFRMDLDDTPGDATRVQLPHTEIFAALEPGAHLLINDGKIRVKVLECGADFANCEVLAGGRISNRKGVNVPDVVLPLAALSEKDRKDLEFVCELGVDWLALSFVQRKEDVEEARALAKGRAAVLSKIEKPSAVTNFDEILEASDGIMVARGDLGVELPVQNVPPIQKRLVRKCRNAAKPVIVATQMLESMIESPMPTRAEVSDVAAAIYEGADAVMLSAESAAGDFPIEAVTTMNNVAIEVESDPTYREVIEASRGGKKETVADAIVSAAREIAETTNIRVICCFSESGSTAALTARERPSVPILALTSRQAIARRMCLTWGCHCVKVGAVGRFKEAVINAVKAATSEGLAEKTDLIVVTAGVPFGQTGSTNILRIAPCDERLIYASELE; via the coding sequence ATGAAACGCGACCGTAACGTAAAGATCGTTGCCACCCTGGGCCCGGCCTCTGATGATTATGAGATGATCCGTGCGCTCCACGAAGCGGGCGCGGACGTCTTTCGTTTAAACATGTCCCACGGGGATCACGCCGAGATTGCGGTGCGCCACGGGATCATTCGACAGATCGAGGCCGATCTGGGGCAGCCCATCGCGATTCTGGCGGACCTTCAGGGCCCCAAGCTGCGGGTCGGCGTATTCGACAATGATGACGGCTATGACCTGGAGGTCGGCGGCTCCTTCCGCATGGACCTGGACGATACCCCCGGTGACGCGACGCGCGTGCAACTGCCCCACACCGAGATTTTCGCGGCGCTGGAACCCGGCGCGCATCTGTTGATCAACGATGGCAAGATCCGCGTGAAGGTGTTGGAATGCGGCGCTGATTTTGCCAATTGTGAGGTGTTGGCGGGGGGCCGGATTTCCAACCGCAAGGGCGTGAACGTGCCCGATGTGGTGCTGCCGCTTGCCGCCCTGTCCGAGAAGGACCGCAAGGACCTGGAGTTCGTCTGCGAGTTGGGCGTCGACTGGCTGGCGCTGTCGTTCGTTCAGCGCAAAGAGGATGTGGAAGAGGCGCGCGCGCTGGCCAAAGGCCGCGCGGCGGTCCTGTCAAAGATCGAGAAGCCTTCTGCCGTGACGAATTTCGACGAAATTCTAGAGGCCTCCGACGGGATCATGGTCGCCCGAGGCGATCTTGGGGTGGAACTGCCGGTTCAGAATGTGCCGCCGATCCAGAAGCGCCTTGTGCGCAAGTGCCGCAATGCCGCCAAGCCGGTTATCGTGGCCACGCAGATGCTGGAGTCGATGATCGAAAGCCCGATGCCCACACGTGCCGAGGTCTCGGACGTGGCGGCGGCGATCTACGAGGGTGCCGATGCCGTCATGCTTAGCGCTGAGTCCGCTGCCGGTGATTTTCCGATCGAGGCCGTGACCACGATGAACAACGTCGCCATCGAGGTCGAGAGCGACCCCACCTACCGCGAGGTGATCGAGGCCAGCCGGGGCGGCAAGAAAGAGACGGTCGCCGATGCCATCGTCTCGGCCGCGCGCGAGATTGCCGAGACGACGAATATCCGTGTGATCTGCTGCTTCTCGGAATCGGGCTCGACCGCGGCCCTTACCGCCCGAGAACGTCCCAGCGTGCCAATCCTCGCCCTGACGTCGCGCCAGGCCATCGCCCGGCGCATGTGTCTGACCTGGGGTTGCCATTGCGTGAAGGTCGGGGCGGTGGGGCGCTTCAAGGAAGCGGTCATCAACGCCGTAAAGGCCGCGACGTCGGAAGGCTTGGCCGAGAAGACGGATCTGATCGTCGTGACTGCGGGCGTGCCTTTCGGACAAACGGGGTCCACCAACATCCTGCGAATCGCCCCCTGTGACGAACGCCTGATCTACGCGTCCGAACTGGAATGA
- a CDS encoding BLUF domain-containing protein: protein MDVDDLIEKCRRNNQRAFITGMLHYNGDHFLQGLEGGRAEVSAIYHRIARDPRHSSIILISSQDVRERMFPTWSMGMHEGMDDQARNIFLRYFSTDDVNPATVNVDSLLDVLQDLAIKMP, encoded by the coding sequence ATGGATGTTGATGATCTCATCGAAAAGTGTCGGCGCAACAACCAACGCGCCTTCATTACCGGAATGCTGCACTACAACGGCGATCACTTCCTACAGGGTCTGGAAGGTGGGCGCGCCGAAGTCAGTGCGATCTACCACCGGATCGCCCGTGATCCGCGGCACTCCAGTATCATCCTGATTTCCAGCCAAGATGTCCGCGAACGGATGTTCCCGACCTGGTCGATGGGCATGCATGAAGGCATGGACGATCAGGCGCGCAACATCTTCCTACGCTATTTCTCGACGGACGACGTTAATCCGGCAACGGTCAACGTCGATAGTCTTCTTGACGTCCTGCAAGACCTCGCCATCAAGATGCCCTGA
- a CDS encoding OmpA family protein: protein MEIRIAPEATAPLTVATPDAVPEPAAPALGAEADCVATLDALAASITVPFDPYAVETTSGAMAPVVDLAQRVAECDTAYIVVAGPADPSGDETLNLVLSWQRAEFVVTHLTDTGFDRIRLEAIGFESRRPISEGAAGADDTLNRRVDFIVRAELP from the coding sequence ATGGAGATCCGCATAGCGCCCGAAGCGACTGCCCCGCTGACCGTCGCAACCCCGGACGCCGTGCCCGAGCCCGCTGCACCGGCCCTGGGGGCCGAGGCCGATTGCGTCGCAACGCTCGACGCCTTGGCCGCGTCGATCACCGTCCCTTTCGATCCTTATGCCGTCGAGACAACCAGCGGCGCGATGGCCCCCGTGGTCGACCTCGCGCAGCGGGTGGCCGAATGCGACACCGCCTATATCGTCGTGGCTGGCCCCGCAGACCCATCCGGGGATGAGACGTTGAACCTTGTCCTGTCCTGGCAACGCGCTGAATTCGTTGTCACCCACCTGACCGACACCGGCTTTGACCGGATCCGCCTTGAGGCGATCGGCTTTGAATCCCGGCGCCCGATTTCCGAAGGTGCCGCTGGCGCCGACGACACCCTTAACCGACGCGTCGATTTCATCGTCCGTGCCGAACTTCCGTAG
- the rpmI gene encoding 50S ribosomal protein L35 produces MPKMKTKSSAKKRFKVTGTGKVLAGQAGKRHGMIKRSNKFLRNARGTAELSAPDAKIVKSYMPYDR; encoded by the coding sequence ATGCCGAAGATGAAGACGAAGTCGAGCGCGAAGAAGCGCTTCAAGGTGACAGGCACTGGTAAGGTGCTGGCAGGTCAGGCCGGTAAACGGCACGGGATGATCAAGCGGAGCAACAAGTTCCTCCGCAATGCGCGCGGAACGGCCGAGCTTTCGGCCCCCGACGCCAAGATCGTCAAATCCTACATGCCCTACGACCGTTAA
- the rplT gene encoding 50S ribosomal protein L20 — translation MSRTKGGTVTHRRHKKVIDAAKGYYGARSTNFRTATQAVDKANQYATRDRKNRKRQFRALWIQRINAAVRQHDEALTYSRFINGLAKAGIEVDRKVLADLAVHEPDAFGAIVDQAKAAL, via the coding sequence ATGTCCCGTACCAAAGGTGGAACCGTCACTCACCGTCGCCACAAGAAAGTCATCGATGCCGCCAAGGGTTACTATGGCGCGCGGTCGACCAACTTCCGCACCGCGACCCAGGCCGTCGACAAGGCCAACCAATACGCCACCCGCGACCGCAAGAACCGCAAGCGCCAGTTCCGCGCCCTGTGGATCCAGCGCATCAACGCGGCTGTGCGTCAGCATGATGAGGCGCTGACATATTCGCGCTTCATCAACGGTCTGGCGAAAGCCGGGATCGAGGTGGACCGCAAGGTCCTTGCTGATCTGGCCGTGCACGAGCCCGACGCCTTCGGCGCGATCGTGGATCAGGCGAAGGCCGCGCTTTAA
- a CDS encoding OmpA family protein, with the protein MQQDMDHEDASQRLAHASRRADHYRKLVATPSVLLAAGLFTVSGVAGGFLATGQNTAQTPRQMAMTLPAAPVAAVQPVLAPQAPTAPEQVAEVETEDLPPVLEAALEVTEVAPEEEELVFTSLSVDAATGREERRAANRPVLTEAQAEICRQNLQGAADRLSVRFSAGSTDAESEDMNAAFSFAEGVASCSGIRVMVRGHSDATGDETQNLLLSWERAESVIEAIEAAGHDTSFYEPIGFGSRQLLADTPAEQAQALSRRVEFAVVPLRQ; encoded by the coding sequence ATGCAACAAGACATGGATCATGAGGATGCAAGCCAGCGGCTGGCCCATGCATCCCGGCGGGCAGATCATTACCGCAAGCTGGTGGCAACGCCGTCGGTCTTGCTGGCAGCAGGCCTGTTTACCGTGTCCGGCGTGGCCGGTGGGTTCCTTGCCACGGGGCAGAACACGGCGCAAACGCCGCGCCAGATGGCCATGACGTTGCCCGCAGCCCCGGTTGCCGCCGTGCAACCCGTGCTGGCACCGCAAGCCCCCACGGCCCCGGAACAGGTGGCCGAGGTCGAAACCGAAGACCTTCCACCGGTGTTGGAAGCCGCCCTGGAGGTCACCGAAGTCGCCCCGGAGGAGGAAGAACTGGTCTTCACGTCCCTCTCGGTCGATGCCGCAACCGGCCGGGAAGAGCGGCGCGCCGCGAACCGCCCCGTCCTGACGGAAGCCCAGGCAGAGATCTGCCGCCAGAACCTGCAAGGGGCTGCTGATCGTTTGTCGGTCCGCTTCTCGGCAGGGTCCACCGACGCAGAGTCGGAAGACATGAACGCCGCCTTCTCCTTCGCCGAAGGCGTCGCGTCGTGCAGCGGTATCCGCGTGATGGTGCGCGGCCATTCCGACGCCACCGGTGACGAAACGCAAAACCTTCTGCTGTCGTGGGAGCGCGCCGAATCCGTGATCGAGGCGATTGAAGCCGCCGGTCACGACACGTCTTTCTACGAGCCCATCGGCTTCGGGTCCCGCCAGCTTCTGGCAGACACCCCGGCCGAACAAGCCCAAGCCCTCAGCCGTCGCGTCGAATTCGCCGTCGTGCCGTTGCGCCAGTAA
- the pheS gene encoding phenylalanine--tRNA ligase subunit alpha — translation MDDLRSSWIDRIGGATDEATLEEFRVAALGKKGEISLKMRELGKMTPEERQVAGPALNALKDEVNAAIVAKKAGLADAALDERLKAEWLDVTLPARHRRVGSIHPVSQVMEEVTAIFADMGFSVAEGPQIETDFYNFDALNIPGHHPARAEMDTFYTHRAEGDNRPPHVLRTHTSPVQIRHMEKYGAPCRIIAPGRVYRADYDQTHTPMFHQVEGLVLGKDVSMANLKWVLEEFYSAFFGVAVKTRFRASHFPFVEPGAEVDIQCSFEGGTVKVGEGDDWLEILGSGMVHPKVLEAGGIDPSEFQGFAFGMGIDRIAMLKYGIPDLRDFFNSDLRWLRHYGFGALEMPSVHAGV, via the coding sequence TTGGACGACTTGCGAAGCAGCTGGATTGACCGCATCGGCGGCGCCACGGATGAGGCGACGCTAGAGGAATTTCGCGTGGCCGCCCTTGGCAAGAAGGGTGAGATCTCGCTGAAGATGCGAGAGCTTGGGAAGATGACGCCCGAGGAACGGCAGGTTGCCGGTCCCGCGCTCAATGCCCTGAAGGATGAGGTCAACGCCGCAATTGTGGCGAAGAAGGCCGGTCTGGCCGACGCCGCGTTGGATGAGCGGCTGAAGGCGGAGTGGTTGGACGTGACGCTGCCCGCGCGGCACCGTCGTGTGGGGTCCATTCACCCTGTCAGCCAGGTCATGGAGGAGGTCACGGCGATCTTCGCCGACATGGGCTTTTCCGTCGCGGAAGGCCCGCAGATCGAGACGGACTTCTACAATTTCGACGCGCTCAACATCCCCGGCCACCACCCCGCGCGGGCCGAGATGGACACGTTCTATACGCATAGGGCCGAGGGCGATAACCGCCCGCCCCACGTGCTGCGCACTCACACGTCCCCCGTGCAGATCCGCCATATGGAAAAGTACGGCGCGCCGTGTCGCATCATCGCGCCGGGTCGCGTTTATCGCGCGGACTACGACCAGACCCACACGCCGATGTTCCATCAGGTGGAGGGGCTTGTGTTGGGCAAAGACGTTTCGATGGCCAACCTGAAATGGGTGCTGGAGGAGTTCTATTCGGCGTTCTTCGGGGTGGCGGTCAAAACCCGCTTCCGCGCGTCCCACTTCCCCTTCGTGGAACCGGGCGCCGAGGTCGACATTCAGTGCAGCTTCGAGGGCGGCACGGTGAAGGTCGGTGAGGGCGACGATTGGCTGGAGATCTTGGGCTCTGGCATGGTGCATCCGAAAGTGCTTGAGGCTGGAGGGATCGACCCGTCCGAGTTCCAGGGCTTCGCGTTCGGCATGGGCATCGACCGGATTGCCATGCTGAAATACGGCATCCCGGATTTGCGCGACTTCTTCAACAGCGACCTGCGGTGGCTGCGGCACTACGGGTTTGGGGCGCTGGAGATGCCAAGCGTGCATGCGGGGGTTTGA
- a CDS encoding type II toxin-antitoxin system PemK/MazF family toxin gives MPLKFHPRAGALLVADFRGFEPPEICKRRPVVVVSPRLPNRGDLVAVVPTSTTAPIKQLPYHVKLSQNYAPWDAPDDGVWAKCDLLMNISLKRMDGFKVGKRKWITPAISAADLENVRAGVLAALGFGSH, from the coding sequence TTGCCACTTAAATTCCACCCACGCGCAGGCGCGCTTCTAGTTGCAGATTTTCGAGGTTTTGAACCGCCAGAGATCTGCAAGCGGCGCCCTGTCGTAGTCGTTTCGCCCCGCCTTCCCAATCGAGGCGATCTAGTTGCAGTTGTTCCGACCAGTACAACGGCTCCGATCAAGCAACTTCCATATCATGTGAAGCTTAGCCAGAATTATGCACCTTGGGATGCTCCCGATGATGGAGTTTGGGCTAAGTGCGATTTGCTGATGAACATTAGCCTGAAGCGAATGGATGGCTTCAAGGTTGGTAAGCGGAAATGGATCACGCCTGCGATCTCTGCTGCTGATCTTGAAAATGTGCGCGCGGGCGTGTTGGCAGCTCTAGGATTCGGCAGTCATTGA